Within the bacterium genome, the region TCCAGAATATATTCTTTTCCGTCAATCACGCGGGATTCTTTCCCCTCGGCGACAACGGTACCGACGCCGGTCGGGGTGTAAAAGCCGCCGATGCCCGCGCCGCCCGCACGGATTCGCTCGATCAGCGTACCCTGCGGAATCAGCTCAAGCGCGATCTCTCCCGCGAGCGCCTGTTGCTCGTAGGCCTTGCAGGCGCTTCCCACGCGGCTGGCCACGACCGATCGAATTTTTTTCTTCTCGAAAAGAAGGCCCAGACCCCAGCCGTCCATCCCGCCGGCGTTGGCGATCAGATGCAGCCCTTCGACGTCATCCCGTTCGCTGAGCGCCGCGCAAAGGTTGTGCGGGGCACCGCAAATGCCGAAGCCGCCCACGAGAATCGAGGCGCCCGCCGGAATGTCCGCTACCGCTTCGGCGGAACTTTTCCACACTTTAGAATGGCCCATTCCGTCTCTTTTCCCCGAAAATTCAGGGCGCCAGCCGCGAACTCCAAGCAGGTGGCTCCCCCTTGTTTTTTGTTCTCTCCCGGCGGCGCGAAAAATCCCGCATTATCCTTCAGTATCGCGCAATCGCCCCCGCTCTCAAATTT harbors:
- a CDS encoding CoA transferase subunit A, with protein sequence MGHSKVWKSSAEAVADIPAGASILVGGFGICGAPHNLCAALSERDDVEGLHLIANAGGMDGWGLGLLFEKKKIRSVVASRVGSACKAYEQQALAGEIALELIPQGTLIERIRAGGAGIGGFYTPTGVGTVVAEGKESRVIDGKEYILEMPLRADFALIRAWKADESGNLIYRKSAQNFNPGMATAAEVTIAEVEEIVPTGALDPDHIHTPGIFVQRVVKVENPDKPIEILTTRPREN